The segment AACGCTCGCGGCGCGCGGCATCGATTACCGCGGCGTGCTTTACGCCGGAATCATGCTGACCGCTTCCGGTCCGAAAGTACTCGAGTACAACGTGCGGTTTGGCGATCCCGAATGCCAGGCGCTGATGATGCGCCTCGATTCGAGCCTGCTCGACCTCGTCGATGCGACGATCGACCGCACGCTCGCGAGCCATCGCCTGGAGTGGAAGAACGGATCGTCGGTCTGCGTCGTGATGACGGCAGCGGGCTATCCCGGTCACATCCGCAAAGGCGACCGCATCGACGGCATCGACGATGCCGCGCGAACGGCCGGTGCACAGATCTTTCACGCCGGCACCGAGCGCGATGCGTCGGGTCATTGGATCACGGCCGGAGGCCGTGTGTTCGGCGTGTGCGCGACCGGCGAGCGCGTTGCGGATGCAGCGGCCGCGGCATACGCCGCCGTCGATCGCATTCACTGGAACGGAGCGCACTGCCGCCGCGACATCGCGTGGCGCGCAATCGAGCGCGAACAAAGCCAGCGCCAGACAGCGAACGCGACCAGCGCGAGCGCCAAATAGCGAACGCGACCAGCGCGAGCGCCAAACAGGAGAGAGAACCGCATGACCGCAAAAGCCGCGAAGCCTTCCGCAAAAGCTGCCGCAAAAGCCCCGAAGCCGGCTGCAAAACCCGCTGCGAAAGCCGCCCGGACGAAAGCGGCCCAGCCGCTCGTCGGCATCCTGATGGGAAGCTCGAGCGATCTCGACGTGATGAACGAGGCCGCGAAGATTCTCGAAGAGCTCGGCATTGCGCACGAAGTCGTCGTCACGTCGGCGCACCGGTCTCCGCGCAAGACCGCCGACTACGCGGCAAGCGCCGCCGACCGCGGCCTGAAGGTCCTGATCGTGGCGGCCGGTCTCGCGGCGCACCTGGCCGGTGCAGTGGCGGCGGCAACCACGCTTCCCGTGCTCGGCGTCCCGCTCGACTCCGGATCACTGCGCGGGATGGACGCGCTGCTGTCCACGGTGATGATGCCCGCCGGTGTACCGGTCGGAACCCTCGCGATCGGGACAGCCGGCTCGCGAAACGCTGCGCTGCTGGCGGCACAGATCCTGGCATTGTCCGACGCGCGCCTCGCTCGCGCGCTCGTCGAGCGCAAGAGAACGATGGCGGATGCGGTGCCCGGACTCGTGCGCAGATGGCCCGGGAACAGCTGACCGTTTCCGATCGCGACATCGACGCTGCGGCGCGCGTGCTCGCCGGCGGCGGGATCGTCGCGTATCCGACCGAGACCGTCTACGGGCTCGCCGTCGACGCGCGCCGCGCGCAAGCGGTAGCGGCGCTGGTCCGTCTCAAGGGCCGCGACGACGGACGCGGGATCTCGCTTCTGGTCCGCGATCTCGACATGGCGATGCCGCTTCTCGACGCGGCGCCGCCCGCGGACGCGTACGCGCTCGTCGACGCGTTCTGGCCCGGTCCGCTGACGATCGTGCTGCCGGCGTCTGCTTCGGTTGCGCCCGCGCTGCGCGGGCCGTCGGGCGGCGTCGGGCTTCGCTGCAGCAGCGATCCGTGGGCTGCGCGGCTCGTCGAGACGTTCGGCGCGCCGCTCACGTCGACGTCCGCCAATCGAAGCGGCGAGCCGCCGGCACGAAGCGCCGATGAAGTGCGCCGTGCATTCGACGGTGCGAGCGGGCTTGCGCTCGTCGTCGACGGCGGCCCGCGAGACTCGACCAGCGCGTCGACCGTAGTTGAGTTTTACGAGGGCCGTGCGACCGTGGTTCGCGCCGGTGCGGTTCGCACCGAGTCGATCGCTTCCATCATCACGCTCGAGCCTGCCTGAGAGGGATCCCGTGGCCAGATTTCGTCCGTTTCGTGCGGTCCGCTATTCCCCGTCGCGTGTCGGCGCGATGGACGGTGTCGTCGCGCCGCCCTACGACGTGATCAGCCCTGCCGAGCGCGATGCGTTCTACGAGGCGAGCCCGTTCAACTGCACGCGCCTCATCCTCAACAAGGAAGGCCACGACTCGGCCGCCGCGCAGTACCGCGCCTGGCAGAGCGATGGCGTGCTGGCGCGTGACGCGGCGCCGGCCTTCTACCTGTACACGCAGGAATTCGAGGCCGGCGGCCCGAGAAGGCGCATCGGCGTGCTCGGCGCGCTCGCGCTCGAACCGTATTCGACCGGCGTCGTGCTGCGGCACGAAAACACGTTCGCCCATCACAAGCGCGACCGGCTCGAGCTCACGCGACGCGTGAAGGCCAATCTGTCGCCGATCTTCTGCGTGTATTCGAAGCCCGGCTTCGTGCCGGAGCCGGATGGCGGATGGTCGGCAACGCCGGATGTCGACCTGATGCACCAGGGCGTGCGTCATCGGCTGTGGGCGGTGCGAAGCGGCGAAGGCGTGCGCGCGATCGAAAAGGCCGTCAGTGACCAGGCGCTGTTCATTGCCGACGGCCATCATCGCTACGAGACGGCGCTCAACTACTGGTACGAAGACGTCTCGGGCGGTGCGGAGCCGCCGACCGGCGACGATTCGCCGGGAGACGAAGAAGCGCCCGCGGCGCACGTGCTCGCGTTTCTCGCCGCGTTCGAGGATCCCGGCATGGTGATCCTTCCGACCCACCGCGAGCTGGTTTCGGCCGGCGGCGCCGATGCGCGCGAGCTCGAGCGTGCGCTTTCCGAAAGTTTCGCGCTCGAGAGCTTTGCGGCCGACGAGGACGGCGCGCGCCGCTTGATCGATGCGCTTTCGAAGGTCGGTCCCGACCGCCATGCGTTCGGCGTTGCGCTTGCCGGCCTGCCGCATGTCCTGCTCGCGACGCGGCCGGTCGCGGCGCATCCGTCGTCGCCGCTCGAGGGTCTCGACGTCAAGGTTCTCCACGACGACATCATCGGCGGCGCGCTTGTGCGTGCGGGCGCCACGGAGCCGAAGCTCGCGTACTCGATCGATGCCGGCGAGATCCTTTCGAGGGTTCGCTCGGGCCAGCTCGAAGGCGCGTTCCTGATGAACGCGACGCGTCCCGAACAGATGGCTGCGGTCTGCCGGGCCGGCGAGCTCATGCCCCACAAGTCGACCTACTTTTATCCGAAGCTTCTGACGGGCCTGGTCTTCCACTCGCTCGAATAGGCTGCACAGCCGGGCGCCAGCATTGGTGTTGGGTTTGCCGTCAGGCAAAGTGGCCGTCCATTGCGGAATTCGAGCTTGGCTGCGCAGCGGCACATCGACATGCGACCGGATGCACACGTTCGCTCCGCGAGGCCTGCGGCGCGGCTGACGTTTGCCGTGCTGCTGCTGGTGCTTTCGTCGTGCGCGGCCCGTCCGCGCTGGCATTCCGACGAGTCGCCGGCCGGCCGGGATACGGCCCGTCTGTTCCGGCCCGAAGGCGCGCTCGGAGCGCCGCGCGACCCGTATGCCGGCGAGATCGCCGAAGTGCCGATGCGCGTCAAGATGCGCCCGTGCTGCGCATTCGGCGCGCAGCTTCGCGTGCGGGTCGGGCCGGTGCCCGTTCCTCTGTACTTCTTCGGCAACATGGTCGATCGCCGCAAGCTGCGGCATCACGTGTACGACAGCGGCAGCTCGACGTTCGGATCGCGCGGCGGCGCGCCGGAGCTGCTGCACAGCGAAGAGAATGGTCTCATCTACAGCTGTCGCGCCGGATTTCTCGACGTCGCGCACATTCGCGACAACGCCGACGCGGCGCTGTACCTGATCACTGCGGTCGCGCGCAATCTCGAGAGCGGAGGGGACATTCCTCTTCCGAGCGAAGGCGCGAAGGTGCACGTGGCGCTGCAGCCGATCGATCCGGCGACGCTTTCGCAGGAAGGCCGCTGGGCGATCGCGATTCCGCTCGGGCAGTGGCTCGCGTTCCAGTCTTCGGTCTGGCACGAGATCGTCACGTGGTTCGGCTGGTCCACGTTCACGCTGTTTCCCGAAAAGGTCTCGTCGTTCTCGCCGGAGGACCTGTACTCGGATCTTCTCGGCGCACGCATCGCAGCCGCGGTCGTGTCGCAGCGAGGCGCGCGCGACGAGTTCGCGTACAACCGCAACATGGACCAGTGGCTCGACCGCTCGCTCGAGCTGGTCGGCTCGGTGCCGGCCAAGACCGCGGAAGAGGCGATGCTGTCGGTCGACGGCCTGTGGTGGGACTCGACAAAACGGATACCGGACGTGTCGCTGGTCCTGCGGCGCAATTTCGACGGCGGTCCGGCCCTTCATCCGTGGCTGGTTCCGGGCTCCCGGATGGGACCGAAGCTGCGCGCGGCGTGCGGCGAGAATCCGTCGCCGATGCCGATCGACAACCCGGACGCAATCGACGGCATCGATTTCGACGGGCAGGCTTCGCTCGTGATCGATCTTCCCGACGAGCTGGCGTCGCGGGAGCCCTTTCGTTCGATCGGCCGCCGGCTGACGCAGAAGGACTTCTCGCGCATCGTCGCGTTCATCCGCGACGAGAACGGAAAGATGTTCGGCCCCGATGCCGACAAGCCCGATGCCGCGGAGCCGCGCTGACCTCGTCCGGGGAAAAGAATCCCCATCCTGCAGCACCCCGGTTGACCGCGGCTCGCATCCCCGACAAGTTCGCGAGCGGCACCGTCATGAATCTCCAAGTGCGCCTCTCCACAATTCTTTTCACGGTAATTCTCGCTTTTGTCGCGCCCTGCCGCGCACAGAGCGAGCCGATCCGGATCCTGGTCCTCAAGGAGCACGGCGTCGGCAGCCCGACGCTCGCGCAGCCGTATCTCGACCGCTTCGTGGCGGCCGCGGCCCAGTACAACCAGTGGGGCGATGCGAAGGGCCAGTACTACACGACGCGCACCGCAGCCGAGCAGTTCATCGAGTCGCAGAAGCCGCATTACGGCATCATCTCGCTGGCGGCCTTCCTCGATTTCCGCATCAAGTACGGCCTCGAAGTGATCGGCAAGGTCGCCGTGTCGCTGGTCGGCGGGCAGCAGTACTTCCTGATCAGCAAGACGGCCAAGGATCTCGCCGGCTGCAAAGGCAAAAAGCTCGCGAGCGATCATACGACCGACAAGCGCTTCATCGAGAAAGTCGTCGCGCGCGGCGAGTTCGTGCTCTCGGACTTCACGCTCGACCCGACGCAGCGACCGCTGCAGACGATCAAGGAGGTCGTCTCCGACGCCGCCGACTGCGCGCTGATCGACGACGCGCAGGCGAGCGAGCTCGCGAAGCTGACGACCGCCAGCGACGTCAAGACGGTATGGTCGAGCCCGAAGCTGCCGCCGATGGTAGTGGCGGCGTTCCCGAGTGCACCGACTGCCGAGCGGCTCGGGTTCCAGAGAAACTTCAACAAAGTCTGCGAATCCGATGCGAAGCCGGCCTGCGCCGAAGTCGGAATCCTGTCGCTCGACATGGCCAGCGCCGCCGATTACGCCTCGGTCGTCGCAGCGTACGGCGGCAACTGACGCGCGAAGCGCGCAAAGGGGCGGCGCCAATGCGATCCACCTTGCCCTCCGAGCATTCTGCAAAACGCCCTGTTCGAAGCGCCGTCGAGATTGCGGCGCTCGCCGTGCTCCTGCTGATGCCGAGCTGCGCGGTGCTGCTGCGGCCGGCCGGCTACGACGCGTTCGAGACGGCGCTCAAGCAGGGGCAGGCGATCGAGATTTACGACACGCTCGAAGCTCTCGTGGCCGAAGGCGACGATACCAAGGCCGATCGAAAGGAAGCGTACCGGAAGATCCGCGACCTGAACGAAGACACGGCGGCGTTCCAGTTTGCGTGGGCCGGGATCACGGGCCGCTACGTGCAGTACAAGGGCCTGCTGGCGGCGAACCTGCTCAAGAGCATCGAGAGCCACGCGCGCCGCAGTCTCGAGCTGGACCCGCACTTCCGCAACGGTGCGGCCAGGCGCATCCTCGGAACGATGTACGTGGCGGCCCCCTCCAACCTCGTCGAGCACGGCGATTCCGAGGTCGGTCTCGACCTGCTCGAGCAGCAGGTGACCGAGTATCCCGACGATCCGGAGAACCACCTGTTTCTGGCCGAGGCATACATCACGCTCAACGACCCGGCACCGGCGGTGCCGCACCTGTGCTACTGCCTTTCGGTCAAGGACACGATGCGCAACGACGAGCAGACCCTGCTCGTCAACCTCTTCTCGGACGCGGGCAAAGTCGAGTGCCCGGGGCCGACGCCGATTCCGACGCCGAAGAAGAAGAAGCTGCTCGGAGTCATCCCGCGCGGCTGATCTGCTTTTTCAGCTCGTCGGGCGGGGATCGGGCTTGGCCCGCAGCAGGATCCACAGCGCGGCCGGCAGCGCGAAGAAGTCGGCAATCATCGACAGCACGAACGCGAGCGCGGCGAGCACGCCGAACTGACGCATCGACGGAAGGTCGGCGAGCCCGAACGCGAGGAAGCCACCGGCATTGATCAGCGTGGCGAAGAAGATCGCGCGCCCGGCGACGACGAACGTGTGGCGCAGCGCGAGCTCGACGCTGCGCTTCGGATCGGCCTCCTGGAAATGCCAGAAGAAATGGATCTGGTCGTTCTCCGACGTGCCGAGGATCGTCGAAGCGATCAGGATCGTCGCGACGTTGAGCGGGACGTCGAACACGCGCATCACGCCGAACATCACGAGGATCGCGAACAGCGACGGGATCATCGCCAGCAGGCGCGCCATGCCGCTGCGGAACACGATCAGGAACGCGAGGAAGATGATCGCGACGGTGATGCGGAAGCTGTCGATCAGTGTCGGCACGAGGCTCTGCGCCATCTTCGCGTTGAGCGCCGACAGTCCGACGATGCTCATTTCGAATTTCGCGAGCGCCGGGTCGCGCTCAGTGGCGGCCTTCCACCGCGCGCGAATCGAGGCGTTCAGGCGCTCGAAGTCCTCGTGCTCGGTCTCATGGCTGACGATGGTGTAGTGCGTCTGCGCGAGCTCGTGCGGCTGCACGAAGCGCTGCAGCATCGGTTCCTTGCCGACCAGGCCTTCGAGGTCGACGCCGAGCGCATCCAGGCCGTCGGCATCTTTTGGCCATTCCTCCGGCTCGCCGCCGATGTAGCGCATGATGCGCAGGATGGTCGTGGGGCCGACGGCGGCGCCGATGTCCGGGTCTTTTTCGAGATCGGCCTGGAAGTGGTCGAGGCCGGCCAGCACATCCGGTTCGGAGACGGAGCCGAGCTCGCCCTTCAGCCAGACCTGCGACACCGAAAGGCCCGGGATCATCGTCCCGAGCCGCTTGGTGTCCTTGTAGAGCTGGTTGGACGGATCCATGTACTCGACCGGATCGGTGAGGATCGGCAGCGGCTTGACGAAGCCGGGAAGGCCGAACAGCGCGACCGCGCCGGCTGCACTCATCGCGAGCGCGGTGCTGACGAGCAGCCAGCGCCAGCGATACGTGAACAGCGGCAGCCATTCGGCAGCGCGCCGGACGCGATCGCCGACGCCATGGCGCTCCTGCTCGGTGGGCGTCGCGAGCTCCTTCTGCAGCGCCGGGAACAGCGTGAAGACGATGACCCACGTCATCATGAGCCCGACGGCCACCCACGAGCCCATCTCGCGGATCGGGCGGATGTTGGAGACCAGCAGCGCGGCGAACCCGACGGCGGTCGCAAAGATCGACGCGGTGCACGCGACGAACTTGTTGTCGAGCGCGAAGAGATGATGCGCGTGCACGTCGCGGCCGGCAGGACAGTCGACGAAGCGCGAATGCAGATAGACGAGCGACGCGGTGGCGGTCACGAGGATCGTCATCGGCACCATCGGCGAGACGATCGTGAAGTTGCCTCCGGTCCACCCGATGTACCCGACCGCCATTGCGAGGTTGACGGCAAGCGTGATGAGGAACGCGAACAGTGTCCGGACCGAACGGTACAGCGACAGGTTCAGCACGATCACGAACGCCGTGAACAGCAGGAAGTACATCGGTGCCGAGCGCTGGGTCTCGTCGAGATAGCGGTTCACGTACGGCTGCCCGAGCCGGTAGAAGCCGGTGAGAGGCGCCGGATCGGCGATGATCGGTGCGACCGCGCGATCGATCGCATCGAGCGTGGCGGAGCGATCGGCCGTGTCCTTGACGTTCAGGATCACGCCGATGGCGAGGAAATGATCGCCGACGAGGCCCTGCTTCCTCAGCAGGTCGGTGCCGGAGACGAATTTGCGAAAGGCTTCGCACTGCTCGGGC is part of the Candidatus Limnocylindrales bacterium genome and harbors:
- a CDS encoding DUF4056 domain-containing protein, producing the protein MAAQRHIDMRPDAHVRSARPAARLTFAVLLLVLSSCAARPRWHSDESPAGRDTARLFRPEGALGAPRDPYAGEIAEVPMRVKMRPCCAFGAQLRVRVGPVPVPLYFFGNMVDRRKLRHHVYDSGSSTFGSRGGAPELLHSEENGLIYSCRAGFLDVAHIRDNADAALYLITAVARNLESGGDIPLPSEGAKVHVALQPIDPATLSQEGRWAIAIPLGQWLAFQSSVWHEIVTWFGWSTFTLFPEKVSSFSPEDLYSDLLGARIAAAVVSQRGARDEFAYNRNMDQWLDRSLELVGSVPAKTAEEAMLSVDGLWWDSTKRIPDVSLVLRRNFDGGPALHPWLVPGSRMGPKLRAACGENPSPMPIDNPDAIDGIDFDGQASLVIDLPDELASREPFRSIGRRLTQKDFSRIVAFIRDENGKMFGPDADKPDAAEPR
- a CDS encoding MMPL family transporter; this encodes MNHDTGRLPGTDANPDTGRLQRAFDAILRSSRLILAIYAVLLVPSVYYAVRVGQDNSIDRLIVADDPDAIATREFEKVFGSGEYAILLAEADDPLAPGAIAKIDAVERALADIPAATSNSALSMYRRAKAGFEPTPEQCEAFRKFVSGTDLLRKQGLVGDHFLAIGVILNVKDTADRSATLDAIDRAVAPIIADPAPLTGFYRLGQPYVNRYLDETQRSAPMYFLLFTAFVIVLNLSLYRSVRTLFAFLITLAVNLAMAVGYIGWTGGNFTIVSPMVPMTILVTATASLVYLHSRFVDCPAGRDVHAHHLFALDNKFVACTASIFATAVGFAALLVSNIRPIREMGSWVAVGLMMTWVIVFTLFPALQKELATPTEQERHGVGDRVRRAAEWLPLFTYRWRWLLVSTALAMSAAGAVALFGLPGFVKPLPILTDPVEYMDPSNQLYKDTKRLGTMIPGLSVSQVWLKGELGSVSEPDVLAGLDHFQADLEKDPDIGAAVGPTTILRIMRYIGGEPEEWPKDADGLDALGVDLEGLVGKEPMLQRFVQPHELAQTHYTIVSHETEHEDFERLNASIRARWKAATERDPALAKFEMSIVGLSALNAKMAQSLVPTLIDSFRITVAIIFLAFLIVFRSGMARLLAMIPSLFAILVMFGVMRVFDVPLNVATILIASTILGTSENDQIHFFWHFQEADPKRSVELALRHTFVVAGRAIFFATLINAGGFLAFGLADLPSMRQFGVLAALAFVLSMIADFFALPAALWILLRAKPDPRPTS
- the purE gene encoding 5-(carboxyamino)imidazole ribonucleotide mutase, whose product is MTAKAAKPSAKAAAKAPKPAAKPAAKAARTKAAQPLVGILMGSSSDLDVMNEAAKILEELGIAHEVVVTSAHRSPRKTADYAASAADRGLKVLIVAAGLAAHLAGAVAAATTLPVLGVPLDSGSLRGMDALLSTVMMPAGVPVGTLAIGTAGSRNAALLAAQILALSDARLARALVERKRTMADAVPGLVRRWPGNS
- a CDS encoding DUF1015 domain-containing protein, giving the protein MARFRPFRAVRYSPSRVGAMDGVVAPPYDVISPAERDAFYEASPFNCTRLILNKEGHDSAAAQYRAWQSDGVLARDAAPAFYLYTQEFEAGGPRRRIGVLGALALEPYSTGVVLRHENTFAHHKRDRLELTRRVKANLSPIFCVYSKPGFVPEPDGGWSATPDVDLMHQGVRHRLWAVRSGEGVRAIEKAVSDQALFIADGHHRYETALNYWYEDVSGGAEPPTGDDSPGDEEAPAAHVLAFLAAFEDPGMVILPTHRELVSAGGADARELERALSESFALESFAADEDGARRLIDALSKVGPDRHAFGVALAGLPHVLLATRPVAAHPSSPLEGLDVKVLHDDIIGGALVRAGATEPKLAYSIDAGEILSRVRSGQLEGAFLMNATRPEQMAAVCRAGELMPHKSTYFYPKLLTGLVFHSLE
- a CDS encoding L-threonylcarbamoyladenylate synthase; the protein is MAREQLTVSDRDIDAAARVLAGGGIVAYPTETVYGLAVDARRAQAVAALVRLKGRDDGRGISLLVRDLDMAMPLLDAAPPADAYALVDAFWPGPLTIVLPASASVAPALRGPSGGVGLRCSSDPWAARLVETFGAPLTSTSANRSGEPPARSADEVRRAFDGASGLALVVDGGPRDSTSASTVVEFYEGRATVVRAGAVRTESIASIITLEPA
- a CDS encoding phosphoribosylglycinamide synthetase C domain-containing protein; its protein translation is TLAARGIDYRGVLYAGIMLTASGPKVLEYNVRFGDPECQALMMRLDSSLLDLVDATIDRTLASHRLEWKNGSSVCVVMTAAGYPGHIRKGDRIDGIDDAARTAGAQIFHAGTERDASGHWITAGGRVFGVCATGERVADAAAAAYAAVDRIHWNGAHCRRDIAWRAIEREQSQRQTANATSASAK